A single window of Bombyx mori chromosome 17, ASM3026992v2 DNA harbors:
- the LOC101740748 gene encoding uncharacterized protein LOC101740748, which produces MFKHQLSSRNVHSYQTTVVPRSNQQILSAAEQRAKFPWADDINPSVYQAGTDSSISENAYQLPQYYVGGRNDDPPSPVYQSPYGGGTWRSYSKAQKVHMQDAYCFPQCSSAFSLPLYNPEPNVPPLSRSPVPPIPSVSPEVPIIGACGGHCPGFEYVCYYILQVIFVVGILTGISLCIAGIVLRRTNRNGDLGVLVYIGCLSSCVCCVLLGVQCCVRREIKQRKFRANVHIPMQAIREPPPVCPLLTSSQPHSQIYRPTTNICPDEDITGVPWWRRNNETD; this is translated from the exons ATGTTCAAGCATCAACTTTCGTCTCGTAATGTTCACTCGTATCAAACAACAGTAGTACCTCGAAGCAATCAACAAATCCTGTCGGCTGCTGAACAAAGAGCTAAGTTTCCATGGGCTGATGATATAAACCCATCAGTGTATCAGGCCGGCACTGATAGTTCAATATCAGAAAACGCATATcaa TTACCACAGTACTATGTTGGTGGAAGGAATGATGATCCTCCATCCCCTGTATACCAATCCCCTTATGGAGGAGGAACATGGCGGAGTTACAGTAAAGCACAAAAAGTTCATATGCAAGACGCATATTGTTTCCCACAATGTTCTTCAGCATTTTCATTGCCATTATACAATCCTGAACCCAATGTTCCACCTTTGAGTAGGTCACCGGTACCTCCAATACCATCAGTAAGCCCTGAGGTGCCTATCATTGGAGCTTGTGGAGGTCATTGTCCTGGCTTTGAGTATGTTTGTTATTATATTCTGCAG GTGATATTTGTAGTTGGTATATTGACTGGTATTTCATTGTGTATTGCTGGTATTGTATTAAGACGAACAAACAGAAATGGAGATTTGGGAGTTTTAGTTTATATTG GATGCCTCTCATCGTGTGTTTGCTGTGTATTACTAGGCGTACAGTGTTGCGTTCGTCGTGAAATTAAGCAGCGAAAATTCCGTGCAAATGTGCATATTCCAATGCAGGCGATTAGA GAACCTCCACCAGTGTGTCCTTTATTGACTTCTTCTCAACCTCATAGCCAAATTTATAG GCCAACAACGAACATATGTCCGGATGAAGACATTACCGGTGTCCCGTGGTGGCGTCGTAATAATGAGActgattaa